A single genomic interval of Pseudorca crassidens isolate mPseCra1 chromosome 19, mPseCra1.hap1, whole genome shotgun sequence harbors:
- the NATD1 gene encoding protein NATD1 isoform X2 → MAHSPAAVPPGAPEQGCPIRVEHDRRRRQFTVRLNGCHDRAVLLYEYVGKRIVDLQHTEVPDAYRGRGIAKHLAKAALDFVVEEDLRAHVTCWYIQKFVKENPLPQYLERLQP, encoded by the exons ATGGCGCACTCGCCGGCCGCCGTGCCGCCGGGCGCGCCGGAGCAGGGCTGCCCCATCCGCGTGGAGCACGACCGTAGGCGCCGCCAGTTCACCGTCCGGCTCAACG GGTGTCACGACCGGGCTGTCCTGCTCTACGAGTACGTGGGCAAGCGGATTGTGGACCTGCAGCACACGGAGGTCCCCGACGCCTACCGCGGGCGTGGCATCGCCAAGCACCTGGCCAAG GCCGCTCTGGACTTCGTAGTGGAGGAGGACCTGAGGGCCCATGTCACGTGCTGGTACATCCAGAAGTTCGTCAAGGAAAACCCCCTGCCGCAGTACCTGGAGCGCCTGCAGCCGTAG
- the NATD1 gene encoding protein NATD1 isoform X1 produces MAHSPAAVPPGAPEQGCPIRVEHDRRRRQFTVRLNGCHDRAVLLYEYVGKRIVDLQHTEVPDAYRGRGIAKHLAKFTRASCPGFPTVTGVVAAPLAPSQTRGKARGLRGWASEPRCRWGP; encoded by the exons ATGGCGCACTCGCCGGCCGCCGTGCCGCCGGGCGCGCCGGAGCAGGGCTGCCCCATCCGCGTGGAGCACGACCGTAGGCGCCGCCAGTTCACCGTCCGGCTCAACG GGTGTCACGACCGGGCTGTCCTGCTCTACGAGTACGTGGGCAAGCGGATTGTGGACCTGCAGCACACGGAGGTCCCCGACGCCTACCGCGGGCGTGGCATCGCCAAGCACCTGGCCAAG TTCACCAGAGCTTCCTGCCCCGGCTTCCCGACTGTAACGGGGGTGGTGGCAGCACCCCTGGCTCCATCGCAGACCCGAGGGAAAGCCCGGGGCCTGAGGGGCTGGGCCTCTGAGCCGAGGTGCCGCTGGGGGCCCTGA